In Nostoc edaphicum CCNP1411, the sequence TTTACTTACCCATTAACAACTTCTCCACCATTGACATGTAACACTTGTCCAGAGACATAAGAGCCATCATCAGAGGCTAAAAATACGTAGCTAGGAGCAACTTCTTCTGGTTGTCCGGCTCGTTCCATTGGTACTTGTTTACCAAAAGTTTCAACTTTCTCATTAGGAAAAGTTGAGGGAATTAAAGGTGTCCAAATTGGCCCTGGCGCGACAGCATTAACGCGAATTCCTTTTGACACTAAATTTTGTGACAATGAGCGAGTAAAGGCAACGATCGCACCTTTTGTAGAGGAATAATCCAGTAGTTGTGGATTACCTTTATAAGCTGTTACCGATGTAGTATTGATGATAGAACTGCCTGCTTGTAAATGTTTGAGTGCAGCTTTAGTCATGAAAAACATCGAGAATATATTAGTGCGAAAAGTTCGCTCTAGTTGTTCTTCAGTAATTTCCTCGATACTTTCTTTTGGATGTTGTTCGGCGGCGTTGTTGATGAGAATATCGAGTTTGCCAAACTCACCAACTGTTTGTTGGATTGCTTGCTGACAAAAGCTTTCATCGCCAATATCACCTGCAATGGTGACTGCACGACGCCCTTGTTTTTCTACCAAATGTTTTGTTTCTTTGGCATCGTCGTGTTCATTCAGGTAAAGGATCGCCACATCTGCACCTTCTTTAGCAAATGCGATCGCTACAGCACGACCAATACCACTATCTGCCCCTGTAATTAATGCTACTTTATCTTTTAACTTGCCACTACCCCGATACTGAGCATCATCCGCTTTAGGTTTTGGTGTCATTTCTGATTCAACACCTGGTGCTTCTTGTTGCTGTGGCGGTTGTAATTTTTGCTCTTTTTTCTCTTTTTGCTCTTTTGATTTAGCCATAGTTTTTCTCTTGGTAATTGAATTTTGAATGTAATTAAGTATTGGGAATTTGGGTTAGGTAAGAGGTGAAAGTTAACAGGTGTCGGAAATAATCTGTACTTTATTCTTCATATTCATCAAAAGCAAACCTCGGATCAAAAATTTAACCCAAGGTTTATTTTCTGCTTTGACTCTCACTTGCCATTTGCAACTTTAGGCTTTTATACCCCAGATACTTGTCAAAGGTACTGATTGCTGGTAGATTTATGCTGCTTAGATTTTTTATCCTCACACCTAATTACGAAAATAAGTACACAACTATTATGTGATGAAAAATTTATTACTCTCATCTGCTTTTAAAGTAACTATTCTGTAGCTGTAGTTTATCGCTCCATAGAGGTAAAGTAATTTAGAATTTGCTCAATCTTAAGACAGAAAATAATTTAAATAAGAGTTACTCAATTAGCTAATTATGATCTCTTATATCTTATGAATTTTGCCATTACCGCTAAATGAAAATAAATGTTTCTACTTTCTCACTTCGTGGTTGCAAAAATACCTAATTTATGAAGTCAGTTTTTGTTAATATTAATATTTATTTAGTTTTATATCTGTATAGCTGCCTTTTTGCAGACTAAATTTATTGCAAAAGCAATTGATAAACTAATAGACCAAAAGTCTGTGTGGTGCGCTACATTGAGATTATTAGAGGGCAGGGGTTATGGCAACACTAAATATTTCTGAGTTAGAGCAAGTTGAAAAGTTTCGCCACTTACAATTAACCCTACGCGATCGCTGGAAAACAAGCGAGCTATTTGACAATAGTGAAGCGGATATTTTAATTATTCCCTCCTTGAGTCTCGACCAGCGCGAACTCCAAAAGATCGAAGGCTGTGAGCATTATGAAGAAAGATTACTATTTTCTTTAATTCGGTTGCGGAATCCCCGGACTCGGCTGGTTTATGTAACATCAGTACCGCTGCATCCTAGTATCATTGATTATTATCTGCAACTGTTGCCAGGAATTCCCTTTTCTCATGCCCGCAATCGCTTGCTGCTACTTTCTACTTACGATTCCTCTCTTAAGCCTCTTAGCCAAAAGATTTTAGAACGCCCCCGACTGCTAGAAAGGATTCATCAATCTTTAAGGCTAGACAAATCATTTATGATTTGCTACAACTCTTCGCACTGGGAAGGCGAATTGTCTTTAAAATTAGGTGTACCACTGTATGCTGCTG encodes:
- a CDS encoding SDR family oxidoreductase — encoded protein: MAKSKEQKEKKEQKLQPPQQQEAPGVESEMTPKPKADDAQYRGSGKLKDKVALITGADSGIGRAVAIAFAKEGADVAILYLNEHDDAKETKHLVEKQGRRAVTIAGDIGDESFCQQAIQQTVGEFGKLDILINNAAEQHPKESIEEITEEQLERTFRTNIFSMFFMTKAALKHLQAGSSIINTTSVTAYKGNPQLLDYSSTKGAIVAFTRSLSQNLVSKGIRVNAVAPGPIWTPLIPSTFPNEKVETFGKQVPMERAGQPEEVAPSYVFLASDDGSYVSGQVLHVNGGEVVNG